The genomic interval GTTTTCCAGTATCTGTCTCTCACCACTGCTGCGTACTCCTTCCGTGCTCTAATATCCATTGGCTAGCTTTCATCTCCTTCACCACTTAAGCTAGCCCAATTCTCCCCCATTTCGGTTACCTTTTACATGAGTCAACCACCATCCCTTCGGTTACATTTTAGATGAGGCAATTCACGAAATTGACATAGGGAACCCCGATACCGTATTCTTTATCATGTCTAGGCACCAAATTCCATCGGGATCAACAAAGAGGAGGATACCAAACTAGGGAGACATTATGGACAGAGTTTATGCAAGTATAGATGAAGCGGTTGCTGATATCCCAGATGGAGCCTCCATAGCAGTTGGAGGTTTTTTCACAGCAGGCACACCCGTCCAACTCATTCAAGCGTTGGCTAAACAAGGGGCCAAGAACTTAACCATAATATGTCAGCAGATGGGCCCTGGCAATGAAGATATTACCCGGTTGGTTGTGCAGGGTCAGGTCAAGAAGGCCATCTGCAACTATCCTTTCTATAGGTCAGCGACTAAAGGAGCAAACTCTCCATTCGAGAAGGCGGTCAGGGCCAGCCAGATCGAATTGGAGGTCTACCCTATGGGCACCTTCATCGAAAAAATGCGGGCCGGCGGTGCCGGAATCGCAGGTTTCTATACACCCACAGGGGTGGGCACCACCGTGGAGCGGGGCAAGGAGAAGAGGACTTTCAACGGTCGCCCATATCTTCTGGAGCTAGCCCTCAAGCCGGATTATGCCTTCGTGTATGCCTGGAAGGGTGACAGAATGGGCAACCTCAGCTACCGGAAGACTGCCAGGAACTACAATCCGGAGATGGCAGCAGCCGCAAGAATCACCATAGCCTCGGTGGAGGAACTGGTGGAACCGGGCGAGCTGGATCCCGACAAGGTCCATACACCAGGAATCTATGTTCAACGGGTAGTGAAGGTCGGAAGACGAAAATACAAGCCCGGTATTGATTAGATACTTTCATTTGAATCAACGGGAGGTTAACCAAGTGGTAGAAACGAAAAAGAATGC from Chloroflexota bacterium carries:
- a CDS encoding CoA transferase subunit A, whose protein sequence is MDRVYASIDEAVADIPDGASIAVGGFFTAGTPVQLIQALAKQGAKNLTIICQQMGPGNEDITRLVVQGQVKKAICNYPFYRSATKGANSPFEKAVRASQIELEVYPMGTFIEKMRAGGAGIAGFYTPTGVGTTVERGKEKRTFNGRPYLLELALKPDYAFVYAWKGDRMGNLSYRKTARNYNPEMAAAARITIASVEELVEPGELDPDKVHTPGIYVQRVVKVGRRKYKPGID